A single window of Flavobacterium aestivum DNA harbors:
- a CDS encoding 2-hydroxyacid dehydrogenase yields MDIKILHIDSNHPLLWQQLQQAGFINHADFTSSKQEIEAKIQDYQGVVIRSRFKIDKEFLDKAVNLQFIARVGAGLESIDCEYATSKNIALIAAPEGNCNAVAEHTLGMILSLFNKLNMADSEIRSGEWNREKNRGYELDGKIVGIIGYGNMGKAFSKKLRGFDVEVLCYDIKDNVGDANARQVSLEVLQKKTDVLSLHIPWTPETDKMVDSDFINAFAKDIWIINTSRGKNIVTADLVAAMESGKVLGAGLDVLEYEKLSFETLFKDKGTPEAFQYLLDGRKVILTPHIAGWTYESHERLAQVIVDKIKALYGKN; encoded by the coding sequence ATGGATATCAAGATCCTTCATATTGACAGTAATCATCCCTTACTTTGGCAGCAATTACAACAAGCTGGTTTTATAAATCATGCTGATTTTACATCTTCTAAACAAGAGATTGAAGCAAAAATTCAGGATTATCAAGGAGTGGTTATTCGAAGCCGATTCAAAATTGATAAAGAGTTTTTGGACAAGGCCGTCAATTTACAATTCATAGCTCGAGTAGGTGCAGGTCTTGAAAGTATAGATTGTGAATATGCAACCTCAAAAAATATTGCACTAATAGCCGCACCCGAAGGGAATTGTAATGCAGTCGCAGAGCATACTTTAGGAATGATTCTTTCTCTTTTTAATAAATTGAATATGGCAGATAGCGAAATTCGATCTGGTGAGTGGAACAGAGAAAAAAATCGCGGATATGAACTAGATGGCAAAATCGTTGGGATTATTGGTTATGGAAATATGGGAAAAGCATTTTCCAAAAAACTCCGTGGTTTTGATGTAGAAGTATTGTGTTACGATATAAAAGATAATGTAGGAGATGCAAATGCGAGACAGGTTTCACTTGAAGTACTGCAAAAAAAGACAGATGTCTTGAGCTTACATATTCCGTGGACGCCAGAAACAGACAAAATGGTGGATTCGGATTTTATCAATGCTTTCGCAAAAGACATTTGGATTATCAATACCTCAAGAGGGAAAAACATAGTAACAGCTGATTTGGTTGCCGCCATGGAATCAGGTAAAGTTCTTGGCGCTGGTCTAGATGTTTTAGAATATGAAAAATTATCTTTCGAAACATTATTCAAAGATAAAGGCACCCCAGAAGCTTTTCAATATTTATTAGATGGTAGAAAAGTGATTCTTACTCCTCACATAGCAGGGTGGACTTATGAAAGCCATGAACGCTTGGCCCAAGTGATTGTTGATAAAATCAAAGCATTATACGGGAAAAATTGA
- the nhaA gene encoding Na+/H+ antiporter NhaA has protein sequence MRLTKTFTAFFQSEKAGGLLLLFVTVISLLLANSFIQTEYIAFWNTQIGHHSITHWINDGLMTIFFLLIGLELEREIYHGELANIKNAILPIFGALGGMILPAGLFLALNYGTTTQNGAGIPMATDIAFAIGVLSLLGNRVPVSLKIFLTALAVIDDLGAILVIAIFYTKTIAFDNLLMALAIMACLFILNRRKVHNLVSYLIGGAVMWYFMLNSGVHATITGVLLAFVIPFGDGGKKTASYRLQHFLHQPVAFFILPLFAIANTCIAIDANWHEGLSHANSVGILIGLIVGKPLGIWLFSFFAVSLGICSLPKDLKWKNILGAGMLGGIGFTMSIFITLLAFSKDGEEVITYSKIAILIASLTSGILGYFWLKLTVKAPTKTIKG, from the coding sequence ATGAGATTAACAAAAACATTTACTGCTTTTTTTCAAAGCGAAAAAGCAGGTGGGCTATTGCTCCTTTTTGTAACAGTAATTTCTTTATTACTAGCTAATTCATTTATTCAAACAGAATATATTGCTTTTTGGAATACCCAAATAGGACATCATTCCATCACACATTGGATCAACGATGGATTAATGACCATCTTCTTTTTACTTATCGGTTTAGAGTTAGAACGCGAAATATACCATGGTGAGTTAGCCAATATCAAAAATGCGATCCTTCCCATTTTTGGAGCTTTGGGCGGAATGATTCTACCCGCTGGACTTTTTCTCGCGCTAAATTATGGAACGACTACTCAAAACGGAGCCGGAATCCCTATGGCTACCGATATTGCTTTTGCCATTGGAGTTTTATCTCTATTAGGCAATAGAGTTCCGGTGTCCCTAAAAATATTCCTGACTGCTCTGGCCGTTATTGACGATTTGGGCGCTATACTGGTAATAGCCATATTCTACACTAAAACCATTGCTTTTGATAATTTATTAATGGCTTTAGCTATAATGGCATGCTTATTTATCCTAAACAGACGCAAAGTACACAATCTAGTTTCTTACCTAATTGGTGGTGCCGTCATGTGGTACTTTATGTTGAATTCCGGTGTGCATGCTACCATAACCGGTGTGCTACTTGCATTTGTTATTCCGTTTGGAGATGGCGGAAAAAAAACTGCATCCTATAGACTACAACATTTTCTACACCAACCCGTAGCTTTCTTTATCCTTCCTTTATTTGCTATTGCCAATACATGTATTGCCATAGATGCAAATTGGCACGAAGGCTTGAGTCATGCTAATTCAGTAGGTATTCTTATTGGACTCATAGTGGGAAAACCATTAGGAATCTGGTTGTTTTCATTCTTTGCAGTAAGTTTAGGAATTTGCTCATTGCCTAAAGATCTAAAATGGAAAAACATACTTGGTGCAGGAATGCTAGGAGGAATAGGGTTTACCATGTCTATTTTCATCACTTTATTAGCCTTTAGTAAAGACGGGGAAGAAGTCATAACCTATTCTAAAATTGCCATATTAATAGCTTCCTTGACCTCCGGAATATTGGGTTATTTTTGGTTAAAGCTTACCGTTAAAGCTCCAACAAAAACGATTAAAGGCTAA